CACAGCAATGCCCACCACCACCAGTGGTACGAAGCCGTACACCGCAGCTGTCCGTGCGATCGGCGAAAACTCATACCTGAGAATTTCGTCCAGACCATGCGCAAACACAAACGTCAGAGTATAGTCAGCTATCACCGAAAGGGCCGGGAACATGGCAAGGACCCGGATATTATCGTATATGCAGTTCCTGTCAGACCGAACACAATACATCTTCAATCCATCACCCGAATGATGCCGTATTACTGACTGCTGCGGATCGTTGAACAATGGTTCATGCCTATTTGATCTGCAGAGTCACGCTGCATATACCTCCATCACCATATTTAAACAATCGTACCAAAAAAATACGTGAATGCCCTCAAAAAACAGTATATCCCTCAATTATTGCAGTTTATTTTGAAAAAACATACTCCCCGGTCTTATGAATTCTATGAAATACCATATTTTTACCAAATTTTTTGTATCAGAAGGAATTTGAACGGAGATGAGGAAAAAAAGCCGGACACGGGAAAAACGTCGGGAGAACTTCTCGCCCACATGCTGGTGAAGGCAAAACAGGGCCTGCATTATAATGTAAGCGTCCTTGACTGGGAGGAATACCACACTGTACAGAAATGTGAGACAGAAAACGAATATGACATCTGGTTCTTCCCCGTCATGGATGAAACAGGAAAGAGATACGGTGCCACAAACATTTTCACTGACACCAGCATCCGGATGAGACCCTCCTAATGTTTCAGGAACAGGTCATACTGATCCCACGAATTGAAGCAGCATTATCTGTACAACGGAACCAGAGTGAATTTATGAAAACAGTAAGATCCTAATATTCGTTTTTCTTACCTCACCTCACTCCCAGTAATGCGCATACCCCGCCTTCGCAAGCGGCTCGCCGTCCAGATACACCCCTTCCCCTTCTGCAACCCGCCCGATGCAGGTGGCATCCACCCCTGCAACCGGGAACACATCCTCCGGACAGGTGAAGAGCAATCCAAAATCGCCGCCGCCGAAGAGGGCGTAACGAGCCGCATCCTCAGCCGGAACGCCACCAGGCCGGGGAATCGCCGCCTCATCCACATCCATCCGCACCCCGGATGCCTCCGCGAGGTCATGCAGGGATATGGAAAGGCCATCAGAGACATCCATCATCGCCGTCGCTCCGGCACGCCCGAGGGCCTGCCCCTCAAAGACACCCGGCCGGGGCGTAATGAGGGCCTTCCAGTACTCGGGATACCCGTCCAGCCCGGCCTGTGCCCGGCCGGGAATGCCGGTGATGGCAACGACATCTCCGGGCTGTGCCCCTCGCCGCCGCACCAGACCGTCACGGGAGACCCGCCCGAGACCGCTTGAGACAAGCGTGCACTCGGAATGGGCGTCCATGTCGCCGCCCATCAATCGGCATCCGTATGCACGGCAGCACGCATCCGCACCACGGGTGATCTCCTCCACCCGCTCTGCACGGTCCACACCCACTGCTAAGAGAAGGGCAATGGGGGCCGCCCCCATCGACGCCACATCCGAGAGCGTGACCGCGGCAGCCATCCAGCCGCACTCATAATCCGTTATCCCTTTCGGGAAATCGGTCGTCTCATGGAGCATATCGGTTGACATCACGAGATAATTCTCGCCATCTTCGATGACCGCACAGTCATCGTCTGTCGCATCCGACCCGATGATCGCCCGAATCGCTTTAACGAGCGCCCGGTCATCCATCCCGCTTCACCTCACGTTCCCTCTCCGTCCGGTACTCCCGGAAAATTGACTCAATCATCTCTGACTTCTTCCCCTGTTCATAGCGGGCGATCTCTTTCTGCCACGCCTCCTCTGCTGCCGCAAACCGGGAGGCGTCCGCACTCCCCACCGGGCCGCGGACCTCAAGACCAATCGCCTTTGGGTGAAGTAAAACAATACCTCGCTCAAGGCAGGCGTCTTTCAGCCGCTCGTCACCATCGCCGACAAGGGCACGAATCCGCATCTCCGCCAGCGTATCAAGCACCGTCGTTCCCCATCCTGCGGTCGTCTTCACCGTGATGATGTCACCTTCCGCAATCCCGAAATCGGCATCCACCTGACGAATCGCATCACGGGAGAGAGACTCTGTTGCCTTTACCAGCAGACGGTCATCACCCGTCTGGCTCGTTGCCAGCCTGCGAAGGCGGTCCACCTGTTTTCTCAGTTTCTTTGTTCTGCGTTCCTCACGCCGGAGCTTCTTCTTCTGGTTCGCAATGATCGTATCAAGCTTTGCGACCTCGGCATCCTTCCGGAGAGACCGGCTTTCTTTGCCCCGTTCCCTCTCCATAAGAGCATTCAGGCGGGCAATCTCCAGATCCTTTGCTTCCCCCTCCGCCTGCAGGTCTGCGACATGCCCCCGCAGGGACTTCACCATGCCGTCAAGCTGAAGGAGCCGGTCGTCCCGCGGACCGGGGGCAGGAACTTCCTCCCCCTCTTCCTCCTCAACAGGGGACGGTACCTTTTTTCCGAGGATCTGCTCTAATGAGAGGCCCCGGACAACACCCGCCCGCACCTCATCCATGTCATGGCCTGCGGGCACCCGTTTTGTGACATTCCGGAACTTCGGCTGATAGGCACGGAACGCATCCATTGCGGCCGAGAGAGAATCGCGTTCATGATCATTTCCGTAGGGAATATCACCGCAGAGGGCTTTTTTCTCCTCCACCGTCCGGTCTGCCTTCGGGGTGTAGGCCACCGCTGAGAAGGCACGCCGGATCCGCTCCACCGAAGCCGGCATTGGGTGAACATCGGTCGCCACCACGAGCGGCCGGCCCGCAGTATAGAGCGCCTCAATCACATCCGGCATTGCCATCGTCCGTGAGCTCTTCACGAGCACCGGTTCGCCATCCAGCGTGACCGCCGCAATACCCACCGTCGTCCCCGGATCTATCCCCACAAAGAGATAGCGTTGCCCGCCGCCCCGTGTCCGGTAACGGATACGGTCAAGCCGGCGGCCCGCCACCTTCACCTGTACATCGGCGGAGCGGACATTTCTGACCGGCACGTCCTCACGCGGGGAGGACACAACAAAATGCACCCGCCCGAGACCACCGAACGCCTTCACCTCCTCGGTGATATACGAAAGGCCCTGTTCCCGCAGGGTCTCCTCGACCTCGCGGGCTGTCTGCCGCACCGCACCATGCACCTTGCGGGCATACCGGTTCTGGCTCCACCCTCCTTTCCCGAGTGAGCGGCCACGGGAGACAGTGACATCAGTCGTATTCTCGAAGGCCACCACTTCCGCACCGCCACCGAGTTCAGCGACAACAGCAGACGCCCGTGCCTCGGCAAACGGGTCAAACCGGTTGAATTTCAGATTGTAGCGGGCAGCCACCCGCGGCAGGGACTCCTGTTTCTCCCCTCCGGTGGACTGCACGAGCATCGTCCGGGGCGGCAGAGACTGTAAAAACGAAAAAAGGGCTTTCTGGTCGCGGGCAATCTCCTGCACCGAGTCGACTGCAAGAATATCGGGCTCCTCGCGTGCAATCAGGCGAAGCAGACGGAATACAGAGACCTCGGTGGTCTCGCGCTCCTCGCCATCATCACGGATGACAAGGGCAAAGCGGGGTCGCTCACCCCGCGATCGAACCGAACCATGAATGATATCGATCCCAAATACCTTCACCCGACCACCTGCGCAAGCGTCTCCTCCACCGACGCATCGACCCGGTATTTCCGGGAAAAGTATGTACACAGATTGGTGATGTCACGCAGCAGGGTCTCCTCTGCGGTCGGGTGTGTGGGGTCAATCCACTGCGGCCAGTCAATCAGCCAGACATCCTTCCCGTCCACCATAATATTGAATTCAGAGAGATCGCCGTGTATATAGCCAAGGTGGTAGGCTTTCGCCACATTCTCCACCACTGATGCAAATACATCATCCGGATTCTCCAGGGTCGCCTGGACAATGGGCACCCCGTGGATGAACGTCATCACCACCAGATTGCGGTTGATGTCCACCGGCACCGGCACCGATACATCTGCGTGCAGGGCGGTGAGGGCGTCATACTCCTGCCGGGCCGAGTACGTGGAGGCAAAGATCCACGGGAAATGTTTGTACTGCGGCATATAGGTCCGCGATCGCCGAACCGTCTGGAACGACTGCTGACCAATCCGATGGAACTTCAGGGCAACGACACCCATCCCCATCGCCTCGTATACCGCCGCCTCTTTTCCGACGCCAAGGAGGCATCCGAGGGAGGATACCGAGCCTTTGCGCACCGCACCGTGCAGGGCAAGGGCATCAAACCCGGTGAAGACCATCTGGTATCCCTTGTAGGGTACGGAACTGCTCTTCACCATATCCCGCTCCATCAGGTGCCCGAGGCGATAGTGCAGTTCAGACTCGGAGAGCTTTGTCTGGTGGCGTAGCACATCCTCCGGTACCCAGCGGTAGCGTTTCATCAGGCGTTCCAGGGAGAGCAGGATCTTTATCTCAAAGCGGTGAAGGTCACGCACATCATCTGCACAGAGTGGCATTATTGTAGTATGGGTTTAACATGAGAGATGATATATCTTTGATTGACGTCCACATGAATTGCTCAAAATGCCGCCGGGAGGCGGTCATCTACCAACGGTATTCAGGAATGCATCTCTGCGCCGAACATTTCACAGAGAGCGTGGAGTCCCGGGTAAAACGGGAGATCAGGAGACACCGGTGGATAGAACACGGCGATACGATAGGTGTGGCCCTCTCCGGGGGGAAGGATTCCACCTCCCTCCTGCATTTTCTCATCAAAACCTTCGGTCATCGTCCGGATATAGAGATCCATGCAATCACCATCGACGAGGGGATCGCAGGATACCGTGACCTCACAGAGACGGAAGAAATTATCCGCCGCTACGATGTCCCGTGGCATACGGCATCCTTTGCAGAGGAATATGGCATCACCCTGGACGGCATCGTGGCGGGCCAGGGAGATGACCGGCGCTCATGCTCCTTCTGCGGGGTGTTGCGCCGCCGGGTGGTAAACCGCATCGCGAGGGAAGCCGGATGCACGAAACTAGCATTCGGGTTCAACCTCGATGATGAAGCACAGTCGGTGATGATGAACGTCCTCCGGGGCGACGCCGAACGCCTCACGATGCCGCAACGGGAAAATCCGGGAATGATCCCCCGGATCCGACCCTTCGCTGTCATCCCGGAACGTGAAGTCGCCCTCTACGCCCACCTGCATGTCGGCCCGCTTGCAGACCATGGCTGCCCCTATGCCCATAACGCCCTCCGGGGGGATGTGCGACGGCTCCTGAACGAATATACCTGGCTGCACCCGTCCACCAAATTTGCGGTCCGGACCCTGGGAGAAGAACTGCAGGGTCTGGGCGCAGGACCCGCTGTGACGCCTGAAATGTGCCCGCGATGCGGCGAACCGGCATTCGGCACCTGCCGGACCTGTGCGGTTCTTGATGAAGTTGCAGGAGGTAAAAGCCGATGAAACCCCCTGAGAGGCTGCGGCATATCATGCAGGGGGCAGTCCCGCAAAAGCGCCTGCGCATCTACGTGAGTGCCCTTGTCGCTCAGATAATCATCTATGCACTTCTCATCTACCTCCTGATCCCATTATTCGAAGGCTACACACTCACCCCGTTGGAGTCCCTCTACTTCGTGGTCATGACCATCTCAACCGTAGGGTATGGGCTTACCTTCCCGATTGAAAGTGACTTTACGCATCTGCTTGTCATCATCATCATCGTGTGCGGCGTGACCACGGTTCTTTTTATCATCCCGGCCCTTCTCGGCCCATATCTGGAACGTGCCTTCCGGGCAGGCCCGCCACGGCGGACAACAATACGGCCGGACGGTCACACCATTGTGGTCGGCTTCAACGAGGTGACACGGTCCCTTATCCACATGCTCTCTATAGCGGAAAATGACATCATTCTCGTTGAAGAAAATGAAGAACGGGCAAAAGCGGCACTCCGGATGAAAAGGGACATCCCACAGGTCATCTGGGGCGAATATAATGAAGATGAGACCTGGAAGAATGCCTGGATTGCCAAGGCGGACTATGTCATCATCGATGAAGAGGAGCACACCGCAGCAAAGATCATTTTAGGCATCACGTCCATGACCGATGCGAAAATAATCACCATCGTCGAAGACATCACCAAGGACCGCTTCCTCCGGTATGCCGGGTCAGAGTACATTCTCTCTCCAAAGAACGTGACCGGAAAGAGTCTCGCCCGCTATGCCATTCCCGGTCCGTTCTTTGAGACCATCTATGACGAAAACCCATACTGCACTCTCC
Above is a window of Methanogenium organophilum DNA encoding:
- the thiL gene encoding thiamine-phosphate kinase; the protein is MDDRALVKAIRAIIGSDATDDDCAVIEDGENYLVMSTDMLHETTDFPKGITDYECGWMAAAVTLSDVASMGAAPIALLLAVGVDRAERVEEITRGADACCRAYGCRLMGGDMDAHSECTLVSSGLGRVSRDGLVRRRGAQPGDVVAITGIPGRAQAGLDGYPEYWKALITPRPGVFEGQALGRAGATAMMDVSDGLSISLHDLAEASGVRMDVDEAAIPRPGGVPAEDAARYALFGGGDFGLLFTCPEDVFPVAGVDATCIGRVAEGEGVYLDGEPLAKAGYAHYWE
- a CDS encoding DUF460 domain-containing protein, translated to MKVFGIDIIHGSVRSRGERPRFALVIRDDGEERETTEVSVFRLLRLIAREEPDILAVDSVQEIARDQKALFSFLQSLPPRTMLVQSTGGEKQESLPRVAARYNLKFNRFDPFAEARASAVVAELGGGAEVVAFENTTDVTVSRGRSLGKGGWSQNRYARKVHGAVRQTAREVEETLREQGLSYITEEVKAFGGLGRVHFVVSSPREDVPVRNVRSADVQVKVAGRRLDRIRYRTRGGGQRYLFVGIDPGTTVGIAAVTLDGEPVLVKSSRTMAMPDVIEALYTAGRPLVVATDVHPMPASVERIRRAFSAVAYTPKADRTVEEKKALCGDIPYGNDHERDSLSAAMDAFRAYQPKFRNVTKRVPAGHDMDEVRAGVVRGLSLEQILGKKVPSPVEEEEGEEVPAPGPRDDRLLQLDGMVKSLRGHVADLQAEGEAKDLEIARLNALMERERGKESRSLRKDAEVAKLDTIIANQKKKLRREERRTKKLRKQVDRLRRLATSQTGDDRLLVKATESLSRDAIRQVDADFGIAEGDIITVKTTAGWGTTVLDTLAEMRIRALVGDGDERLKDACLERGIVLLHPKAIGLEVRGPVGSADASRFAAAEEAWQKEIARYEQGKKSEMIESIFREYRTEREREVKRDG
- a CDS encoding ATP-binding protein, whose product is MRDDISLIDVHMNCSKCRREAVIYQRYSGMHLCAEHFTESVESRVKREIRRHRWIEHGDTIGVALSGGKDSTSLLHFLIKTFGHRPDIEIHAITIDEGIAGYRDLTETEEIIRRYDVPWHTASFAEEYGITLDGIVAGQGDDRRSCSFCGVLRRRVVNRIAREAGCTKLAFGFNLDDEAQSVMMNVLRGDAERLTMPQRENPGMIPRIRPFAVIPEREVALYAHLHVGPLADHGCPYAHNALRGDVRRLLNEYTWLHPSTKFAVRTLGEELQGLGAGPAVTPEMCPRCGEPAFGTCRTCAVLDEVAGGKSR
- a CDS encoding RIO1 family regulatory kinase/ATPase domain-containing protein, which encodes MPLCADDVRDLHRFEIKILLSLERLMKRYRWVPEDVLRHQTKLSESELHYRLGHLMERDMVKSSSVPYKGYQMVFTGFDALALHGAVRKGSVSSLGCLLGVGKEAAVYEAMGMGVVALKFHRIGQQSFQTVRRSRTYMPQYKHFPWIFASTYSARQEYDALTALHADVSVPVPVDINRNLVVMTFIHGVPIVQATLENPDDVFASVVENVAKAYHLGYIHGDLSEFNIMVDGKDVWLIDWPQWIDPTHPTAEETLLRDITNLCTYFSRKYRVDASVEETLAQVVG